The following proteins are co-located in the Anomalospiza imberbis isolate Cuckoo-Finch-1a 21T00152 chromosome 1, ASM3175350v1, whole genome shotgun sequence genome:
- the MRPL53 gene encoding large ribosomal subunit protein mL53: MAPKVSLVLRPVKSIVVRFCPFEPNVESTRKFLQSIYHKKVQATNTNCEVTADVRHDGSEPVVDVTFADGDRLIMKGAHLTTGEMLTALASRCNAKDLKEEQKSKKKNP; the protein is encoded by the exons ATGGCGCCCAAGGTGAGCCTGGTGCTGCGGCCCGTGAAGAGTATCGTGGTCCGGTTCTGCCCCTTCGAGCCCAACGTGGAGAGCACCAG aaaatttctCCAAAGTATATACCATAAGAAAGTCCAAGCTACTAATACAAACTGTGAAGTGACTGCTGATGTGAGACATGATGGATCTGAACCAGTTGTAGATGTTACCTTTG CTGATGGAGATCGACTGATAATGAAGGGAGCCCACTTGACGACAGGGGAAATGTTAACAGCATTGGCATCCAGATGTAATGCAAAAGACCTTaaggaagaacagaaaagcaAGAAGAAGAATCCCTGA